One part of the Lachnospiraceae bacterium JLR.KK002 genome encodes these proteins:
- a CDS encoding bifunctional riboflavin kinase/FAD synthetase, protein MEYIKQSITFEIKEPTVLSLGKFDGLHRGHELLMDYMAKRKKENPGLKAVIFTFDIPPGKQIQNTPVQVLTTNQEKVKLFESIGIDYLIECPFTEEIMRMEPEEFIERIVTGLHVKYMVVGTDFRFGHKRRGDYRMLEAYAFRYGYEVEVVDKMQEEGRDISSTFVREEIAGGNMEKANRLLGYEFFVEGQILHGKKLGKPVLGIPTINLEPPADKLLPPFGVYLTVTEYCGAEYPGITNVGCKPTIEGENPVGVETHLFDVSEDMYGAQVKVKFLSRVREERRFDSLEVLKSQMEQDILYGRKYFDTHCIIRGN, encoded by the coding sequence ATGGAATACATAAAGCAAAGTATCACTTTTGAAATCAAGGAGCCGACGGTACTGTCTCTGGGAAAGTTTGACGGACTTCACCGGGGACATGAACTGCTGATGGATTATATGGCAAAAAGAAAAAAGGAGAATCCGGGATTAAAGGCAGTGATTTTTACTTTTGACATACCGCCGGGGAAACAGATTCAGAATACACCGGTCCAGGTACTGACCACCAATCAGGAAAAAGTGAAACTTTTTGAGAGTATCGGCATTGATTATCTGATTGAATGTCCTTTTACAGAAGAAATTATGCGCATGGAGCCGGAGGAATTTATAGAACGGATTGTGACAGGGCTTCACGTGAAATATATGGTGGTGGGAACGGATTTCCGGTTTGGCCACAAACGCCGGGGCGATTACCGGATGCTGGAAGCGTATGCTTTCCGGTATGGATATGAAGTGGAAGTGGTGGACAAAATGCAGGAGGAAGGCAGAGATATCAGCAGTACTTTTGTCCGGGAGGAAATTGCCGGAGGAAATATGGAGAAAGCAAACCGGCTGCTGGGATATGAATTTTTTGTGGAAGGGCAGATTCTCCATGGAAAGAAGCTGGGGAAGCCTGTGCTGGGTATTCCCACTATCAACCTTGAGCCCCCGGCGGACAAGCTGCTGCCGCCTTTTGGCGTATATCTTACCGTGACAGAATATTGCGGAGCGGAATATCCGGGTATTACCAATGTGGGGTGCAAGCCCACCATTGAGGGAGAGAACCCGGTGGGAGTGGAAACCCACCTTTTTGACGTATCGGAGGATATGTACGGAGCGCAGGTCAAAGTGAAATTTTTAAGCCGGGTGCGGGAAGAACGCAGGTTTGACAGCCTGGAAGTACTGAAATCTCAGATGGAGCAGGACATCTTATACGGAAGGAAATATTTTGATACACATTGTATCATCCGCGGAAATTAA
- the rbfA gene encoding 30S ribosome-binding factor RbfA: MKKNSIKNTRINEEVLRELSNIIRGEIKDPRINPMTSVVAVEVAPDLKSCKAYISVLGDQDSQTSTLAGLKSAEGYIRSKLARNINLRNTPEIRFVLDQSIEYGVSMSKLIDDVNRQQEPQR; encoded by the coding sequence ATGAAAAAGAACAGCATTAAAAATACAAGAATCAACGAGGAGGTCCTGCGGGAGCTGAGCAACATCATCCGGGGGGAAATCAAAGACCCCAGAATCAACCCCATGACCTCTGTGGTGGCAGTGGAAGTGGCTCCGGATTTAAAAAGCTGCAAGGCGTATATCAGCGTACTGGGAGACCAGGATTCACAGACCAGTACGCTGGCCGGCTTAAAAAGTGCGGAAGGCTATATCCGCAGCAAACTGGCCCGGAATATCAACCTGAGAAATACGCCGGAAATCCGGTTTGTACTGGACCAGTCCATTGAATACGGCGTGAGCATGTCGAAACTTATTGACGATGTGAACAGACAGCAGGAACCGCAGCGATAG
- a CDS encoding LytTR family DNA-binding domain-containing protein yields MLPVYICEDDGMILAAQREFLEKQIMIEGYDMQIALCSRHPQEIIEAVAAHPKRGIYFLDVELKDEAMDGFMLGQQIRKFDTRGFLIYVTSFPDLAFETFRYHLEALDYIVKGNTEKMLAGMHKNLAIITERMCKEQGEQKEYFTVKVLDIVRHIPVDEIMFFETSVRTHRIELHGKNECIDFIGSIQELQEQFGEHFLRVHRSYLVNVNKIQELDLKHREILMENGEKCLFSKSMKGELLSRI; encoded by the coding sequence ATGCTTCCGGTTTATATTTGTGAAGATGATGGGATGATACTCGCTGCACAGAGAGAGTTTTTGGAAAAACAGATTATGATCGAAGGATATGATATGCAGATTGCTCTGTGCAGCAGGCATCCCCAGGAAATTATTGAAGCGGTGGCAGCGCATCCAAAGAGAGGGATTTATTTTCTGGATGTGGAGCTTAAGGATGAGGCGATGGATGGATTTATGCTGGGACAACAGATTCGAAAGTTTGATACCAGAGGCTTTCTGATCTATGTGACTTCCTTTCCGGATCTGGCATTTGAGACATTTCGTTATCACCTGGAAGCGCTGGACTATATAGTAAAGGGCAATACTGAAAAAATGCTGGCTGGAATGCACAAAAACCTTGCGATTATTACGGAGCGGATGTGTAAGGAGCAGGGAGAGCAAAAGGAATACTTTACGGTAAAGGTGCTGGATATTGTCAGGCATATTCCGGTGGATGAAATTATGTTCTTTGAAACGAGTGTCCGTACACACAGAATAGAACTTCATGGGAAGAATGAATGTATTGATTTTATTGGCAGTATACAGGAGCTGCAGGAGCAGTTTGGGGAGCATTTTTTAAGGGTTCACAGGTCATATCTGGTGAATGTAAATAAGATTCAGGAGTTAGATTTAAAGCATCGGGAAATTCTTATGGAGAACGGAGAAAAATGTCTGTTTTCCAAAAGTATGAAAGGGGAGTTGCTGAGCAGAATTTAG
- a CDS encoding bifunctional oligoribonuclease/PAP phosphatase NrnA: MKDLASELAQVKTVAVAGHVRPDGDCVGSCLATYNYITTWFPRTEVDLYLEPIPNIFKFLHHADRICHTCESDKVYDLCIVQDCGDTARLGAAVKYFNTAKKTICIDHHVSNDSFADENYIFPEKSSTSELIFELLEEDRITKEIAECIYVGIVHDTGVFQYSSTSPQTMNVAGILMGKGINYTKIIDETFYTKTFEQNKILGQALLNSRRYLENQVIAAAVTREEMERYHVLPKHLDGIVSQLRVTKGAEAAIFLYENEDGSWKISMRSNERVDVAEIAVKFQGGGHVRAAGATMEGSSESVIEKLCEEMKKQLQSGDAQGAVRT; the protein is encoded by the coding sequence ATGAAAGATTTAGCGTCAGAACTGGCTCAGGTAAAAACAGTTGCCGTTGCAGGACATGTGAGGCCGGACGGGGACTGCGTCGGCTCCTGCCTGGCAACCTATAATTACATCACCACCTGGTTTCCCCGGACGGAAGTGGATTTGTATCTGGAGCCCATACCCAATATTTTTAAATTTCTGCATCATGCGGACCGGATATGCCATACCTGCGAAAGCGATAAAGTCTACGACCTCTGCATTGTGCAGGACTGCGGGGATACTGCCCGTCTTGGGGCAGCGGTAAAATATTTCAATACGGCAAAAAAGACCATCTGTATTGACCATCATGTGAGCAATGACAGCTTTGCAGACGAAAATTATATTTTTCCGGAGAAAAGTTCCACCTCGGAACTGATTTTTGAACTGCTGGAGGAAGACAGGATTACAAAGGAAATTGCGGAATGCATTTATGTGGGTATTGTGCATGACACCGGGGTATTCCAGTATTCCAGCACTTCCCCGCAGACCATGAACGTTGCGGGAATTCTCATGGGAAAGGGTATCAACTATACGAAAATCATAGATGAAACCTTCTATACCAAAACCTTTGAGCAGAATAAGATTCTGGGACAGGCCCTGTTAAACAGCAGGCGTTATCTGGAAAACCAGGTAATTGCCGCAGCAGTCACGAGAGAAGAAATGGAGAGGTATCATGTCCTTCCCAAACATCTGGACGGGATTGTCAGCCAGCTTCGGGTGACAAAAGGCGCGGAAGCCGCCATATTTCTCTATGAAAATGAAGACGGTTCCTGGAAAATCAGTATGCGCTCCAACGAAAGAGTGGATGTGGCGGAAATTGCCGTGAAATTCCAGGGGGGAGGACATGTCCGGGCAGCCGGAGCCACCATGGAAGGCAGCAGCGAGTCAGTCATCGAAAAGCTCTGTGAAGAAATGAAAAAACAGCTTCAGAGCGGAGATGCGCAGGGAGCAGTCAGAACATGA
- the truB gene encoding tRNA pseudouridine(55) synthase TruB, with protein sequence MINGIINVYKEKGYTSHDVVAKLRGILRQKKIGHTGTLDPEAEGVLPVCLGRATRVCDMLTEKDKVYEATLLLGKTTDTQDMTGTVLEEKEVTCPPEQVMEVIAGFTGTQRQIPPMYSALKVNGRKLCDLARAGIEVERKPREITVFSIQVLKEELPRVRLRVHCSKGTYIRTLCHDIGQKLGCGGCMEALLRTRVADFKVQDAVRLAEVEAQVQAVRAHDPQKELTREDLPGLVKNTDCVFLPYPCSSVQKEFSGLLYNGNALKPEWLTEWHEEYRQTILRLYDEKQSFAGIYRWDEKRKELKPVRMFMDLP encoded by the coding sequence ATGATAAACGGAATCATTAATGTATACAAGGAAAAAGGATATACATCCCACGATGTGGTGGCAAAACTCCGGGGAATTTTGAGGCAGAAAAAGATTGGCCATACGGGAACGCTGGACCCGGAAGCGGAAGGAGTGCTTCCGGTCTGCCTTGGCAGAGCCACCAGGGTCTGCGACATGCTGACAGAGAAAGACAAAGTGTATGAGGCCACACTGCTGCTGGGAAAGACCACGGATACCCAGGACATGACAGGGACGGTTCTGGAGGAAAAAGAGGTAACCTGTCCCCCGGAACAGGTGATGGAAGTAATCGCAGGATTTACAGGAACACAGCGGCAGATTCCTCCCATGTATTCCGCTCTGAAGGTCAACGGCAGAAAGCTCTGTGATCTGGCAAGGGCGGGGATTGAAGTGGAGCGGAAACCCAGGGAGATTACAGTATTTTCCATTCAGGTTCTGAAAGAGGAACTTCCCAGGGTGCGGCTGCGGGTGCATTGCTCCAAAGGAACCTATATTCGGACGCTGTGCCACGATATCGGACAGAAACTGGGCTGCGGCGGATGTATGGAAGCATTGCTGCGTACCAGAGTGGCGGATTTTAAAGTACAGGATGCCGTCCGGCTGGCGGAAGTGGAAGCTCAGGTACAGGCAGTCAGGGCACATGACCCTCAGAAAGAGCTGACCAGGGAAGATTTGCCGGGACTGGTAAAAAATACGGACTGTGTATTTCTTCCATATCCCTGTTCCTCGGTGCAGAAAGAATTTTCCGGACTGTTATACAATGGAAACGCACTGAAACCGGAGTGGCTGACAGAATGGCACGAAGAATATCGTCAGACCATCCTGCGTCTTTATGATGAAAAGCAGTCATTTGCTGGTATTTACCGCTGGGATGAAAAAAGAAAAGAACTGAAGCCGGTCCGGATGTTCATGGACCTGCCCTGA
- a CDS encoding ABC transporter ATP-binding protein: protein MEQNVLLDLSHISKRYKTELALKDINITLHKGEILGFLGPSGAGKTTTIKIITGQLRQTSGEAKILDTDTVNIDESIYEKIGVVSDQSGIYEKMTVWQNLSMFAKIWRVPRGRVEEVLHQVELYEHRKKPAGKLSRGQTQRLVLARAVLHKPRILFLDEPTSGLDPSTAVAVHKMLLGLKKEGMSIFLTTHNMEEATKLCDRVALLYQGKIVECGSPKELCLKYNQNKKYHLLLNNQEEVILEQSPQNIAKISEWMQRDEIQCIHSCEPTLERVFLQVTGASLGLASM from the coding sequence ATGGAACAAAACGTATTACTGGATTTATCACATATTTCCAAACGCTATAAGACGGAACTGGCGCTTAAGGATATCAATATTACCCTTCATAAAGGTGAAATTCTGGGATTTTTAGGGCCGTCGGGCGCTGGAAAAACTACCACGATTAAAATAATCACAGGACAGTTAAGACAGACATCCGGAGAGGCGAAAATTCTTGATACGGATACGGTTAATATTGATGAATCAATTTATGAAAAAATCGGCGTGGTTTCTGATCAGAGCGGAATTTATGAGAAAATGACAGTATGGCAGAATTTAAGTATGTTTGCAAAAATATGGCGTGTTCCCAGGGGAAGAGTGGAGGAAGTCTTACATCAGGTGGAATTGTATGAACATCGGAAAAAGCCGGCAGGTAAACTTTCCAGAGGGCAGACGCAGAGACTTGTTCTGGCCAGGGCAGTGCTTCATAAGCCAAGAATTTTATTTCTGGATGAGCCCACAAGCGGATTAGATCCATCGACTGCGGTAGCTGTTCATAAAATGTTGCTGGGACTGAAAAAAGAAGGTATGTCAATTTTTCTGACCACACATAATATGGAAGAAGCCACAAAACTTTGTGACAGAGTTGCACTTTTATATCAGGGGAAAATTGTCGAGTGCGGCTCGCCCAAAGAACTTTGCCTGAAATATAATCAAAATAAAAAATATCATCTGCTTTTGAATAATCAGGAAGAAGTCATCTTAGAGCAGAGTCCTCAAAATATTGCAAAAATTTCAGAATGGATGCAGAGAGATGAAATACAGTGTATTCATTCCTGTGAGCCAACACTGGAACGTGTATTTTTACAGGTAACAGGGGCATCCCTTGGATTAGCCAGTATGTGA
- a CDS encoding Na/Pi cotransporter family protein: MELIVTLLGGLGLFLFGMSFMSQGLQKAAGARLRSILEAMTKNKIIAVLFGALFTAIIQSSGATTVMVVSFVNTGIMTLAQSVGIIFGANIGTTITSQLVAFNLTGVAPVILFVGAVFMMFGKRPMVKKVGEVILGFGALFLGISMMKDAMSGLREYQNVLNILASLDNPILGILLGTVITVVVQSSSVTVSILLLMASQGLVALPVCFYVVLGCNIGSCTPAVLASLDAKKDAKRAALIHVMFNVFGMVIIGILLAFGMKQFESFILHISGADVGRCVANADSLFKIFQTIIFLPVSSQFVSLTRRLIPGEDVENKEYQLLYIGKQNIFSPSTAVVETTQEIERMGTMARQNLNLAMEAFFEGNEEKIARVYKTEKQIDFLSHELTDYLVKINQLQLPVVDAKRIGGLFHVVSDIERIGDHAENIADFAVKCLEEHLDFTRKGAREIQEMHRKTMIILEKAMEMFVTLDEKNLQDILELEDDIDHMERELQQNHVKRMAKGKCSPMSGIIFTDLVTGLERVADHATNIAFSILDKDPEEKTD, from the coding sequence ATGGAATTAATAGTAACATTGCTTGGAGGTCTTGGACTGTTTTTATTCGGTATGAGCTTTATGAGCCAGGGCCTGCAGAAAGCGGCAGGAGCCAGGCTCAGGAGCATTTTGGAGGCCATGACGAAAAATAAAATTATCGCGGTGCTGTTCGGAGCCCTGTTTACAGCGATTATTCAGTCCTCAGGCGCCACTACCGTTATGGTGGTCAGCTTTGTAAATACCGGAATTATGACGCTGGCCCAGTCAGTGGGGATTATCTTTGGAGCCAATATCGGTACCACGATTACGTCTCAGCTTGTAGCCTTTAACCTGACGGGAGTTGCTCCCGTGATTCTTTTTGTAGGCGCGGTCTTTATGATGTTCGGAAAGCGGCCTATGGTGAAAAAAGTCGGAGAAGTTATTCTGGGGTTCGGCGCACTGTTTCTGGGAATCAGTATGATGAAAGACGCCATGTCCGGTCTGCGGGAATATCAGAATGTACTGAATATTCTGGCCAGTCTGGATAACCCGATACTTGGAATTCTGCTGGGAACGGTAATTACGGTTGTTGTTCAGAGTTCCTCGGTAACAGTCAGCATTCTGCTTCTGATGGCCAGCCAGGGCCTGGTGGCTCTTCCGGTCTGCTTTTATGTGGTTCTGGGATGTAACATCGGTTCCTGTACGCCGGCAGTGCTGGCCAGCCTGGACGCCAAAAAAGATGCAAAGCGGGCGGCACTGATTCATGTGATGTTCAATGTGTTCGGCATGGTGATTATCGGCATTCTGCTGGCATTTGGCATGAAGCAGTTTGAATCTTTTATTTTACATATTTCAGGTGCGGATGTGGGACGATGCGTGGCAAATGCGGATTCCCTGTTCAAAATTTTCCAGACCATTATCTTTCTTCCGGTTTCCTCTCAGTTTGTATCGCTGACCAGGCGGCTGATACCGGGAGAAGATGTGGAAAACAAAGAATACCAGCTTCTCTATATCGGAAAACAGAATATTTTCTCCCCCTCCACAGCAGTGGTGGAAACCACTCAGGAAATCGAGCGGATGGGAACCATGGCCCGGCAGAATTTAAATCTTGCCATGGAAGCATTTTTTGAGGGAAATGAAGAAAAGATTGCCAGAGTTTACAAGACGGAAAAGCAGATTGATTTCCTGAGCCATGAGCTGACGGATTACCTGGTAAAAATCAACCAGCTTCAGCTTCCCGTTGTGGATGCGAAACGAATCGGCGGCCTGTTCCATGTGGTCAGCGATATTGAGCGAATCGGGGATCATGCGGAAAATATTGCGGATTTTGCAGTGAAGTGTCTGGAGGAACATCTGGATTTTACCAGGAAAGGCGCCAGGGAAATTCAGGAAATGCACCGGAAAACCATGATAATCCTGGAAAAGGCCATGGAAATGTTTGTGACGCTGGATGAAAAGAACCTGCAGGATATTCTGGAACTGGAGGATGACATTGACCATATGGAGCGCGAACTGCAGCAGAACCATGTGAAGCGGATGGCCAAAGGAAAATGCTCTCCCATGTCCGGTATAATTTTTACGGATCTGGTAACAGGGCTGGAACGTGTGGCAGACCACGCCACCAACATTGCTTTTTCCATTCTGGATAAGGACCCGGAGGAGAAAACGGACTGA
- a CDS encoding NlpC/P60 family protein — translation MKNRFRKAIAACMSGAMIFGMVQIPAEAANVDAGVTAMLSASLTTDSDAAGEEPQVPSTVCGYTNLGIAQVENHLNIREGAGEEYDLVGKLPVDAGCEILSQEGEWFQIRSGKVTGYVKGEFLLTGQEAAARADEVKSIVATSVTQTLNARVEPNTDCSIWTMIAEGEELQMLEDQGEWLKVDVDGDECYVAREFVELSEQLPKAMTMTEIRYGEGISDVRVDMVQYACQFVGNRYVWGGTSLTNGVDCSGFTMRIYEKYGIYLPHSSSAQSGYGTRINPSEAKPGDLFFYGNGGGINHVAMYIGNGQVVHASSAKTGIKISNAFYRTPICATRLISD, via the coding sequence ATGAAGAACAGATTCAGGAAAGCAATCGCAGCATGTATGTCAGGAGCAATGATTTTTGGTATGGTTCAGATACCGGCAGAAGCAGCAAATGTGGACGCGGGAGTGACTGCCATGCTCAGTGCGAGCCTTACCACGGATTCGGATGCCGCCGGGGAAGAACCCCAGGTTCCGTCAACTGTATGCGGCTATACCAACCTTGGAATTGCACAGGTGGAGAATCATCTGAATATTCGTGAAGGGGCCGGAGAAGAATATGATCTGGTAGGAAAATTACCGGTAGACGCCGGATGTGAGATATTATCCCAGGAGGGAGAATGGTTTCAGATTCGCTCCGGAAAAGTAACCGGATATGTGAAAGGCGAGTTTCTGCTGACCGGACAGGAGGCAGCGGCCAGGGCGGATGAAGTGAAATCCATTGTTGCAACTTCCGTAACTCAGACGCTGAATGCGAGAGTGGAGCCCAATACGGACTGTTCCATCTGGACCATGATTGCAGAAGGCGAAGAGCTGCAAATGCTGGAAGATCAGGGCGAATGGCTGAAAGTAGATGTGGACGGTGACGAGTGTTATGTGGCCAGAGAATTTGTGGAACTGTCAGAGCAGCTTCCCAAGGCAATGACCATGACTGAGATTCGTTATGGGGAAGGAATTTCCGATGTGCGTGTGGATATGGTTCAGTATGCATGTCAGTTTGTGGGCAACCGTTATGTATGGGGCGGCACAAGTCTGACCAACGGTGTGGACTGTTCCGGATTTACCATGCGGATTTATGAGAAATATGGTATTTATCTGCCCCATTCCTCCAGCGCCCAGTCAGGATATGGAACCAGAATCAATCCTTCTGAAGCAAAACCGGGAGACCTGTTCTTCTATGGAAACGGAGGAGGAATTAACCACGTTGCCATGTATATCGGAAACGGACAGGTGGTACATGCAAGTTCAGCGAAAACGGGAATTAAGATTTCCAATGCATTCTACCGTACGCCCATTTGTGCTACGAGACTGATTAGTGATTGA
- a CDS encoding GHKL domain-containing protein — MFRLWMERKESKKLSIIFISLYPILSEILYFMVQMGERVGNDNAVVSLLYLLIVFIIFGYAGRQEMQKKQIQTQQISMQQQNAYIESLEKLQNEMRRFRHDYKNMMSGMYLQAKEGNMEAVQNFIQDMTSDFDYQVGEQIRRLTQLGNIHMPEVKGLLLGKMEKMHQEQISCELEVLRPFERTRLRTTDLCRCLGILIDNAIDEVQGKKGKKPKPQVHIMISRQEECTTFQVRNPLYSNVDFHKIWQQGYSTRGADRGIGLASYKNILQHYENVFSLTTVRDGYFIQELKIQE, encoded by the coding sequence ATGTTCCGACTGTGGATGGAACGGAAAGAATCGAAAAAGCTAAGTATTATTTTTATCAGCTTATACCCGATTTTGTCTGAAATACTTTATTTTATGGTGCAAATGGGAGAACGGGTTGGTAACGATAATGCAGTGGTTTCTCTGTTATATCTGCTGATTGTTTTTATTATTTTTGGTTATGCAGGGCGTCAGGAAATGCAAAAGAAGCAAATTCAGACTCAGCAGATTAGTATGCAGCAGCAAAATGCTTATATTGAGAGTCTGGAAAAACTGCAGAATGAAATGCGAAGATTCCGTCATGATTATAAAAATATGATGTCTGGCATGTACCTTCAGGCAAAAGAGGGAAATATGGAAGCAGTGCAGAATTTTATCCAGGATATGACAAGTGATTTTGATTATCAGGTGGGGGAACAGATACGAAGATTGACACAGCTTGGAAATATCCATATGCCTGAGGTAAAAGGGCTGCTGTTGGGGAAAATGGAAAAAATGCACCAGGAGCAGATTTCCTGTGAACTGGAAGTATTGCGTCCATTTGAAAGAACACGGCTGAGAACCACTGACCTGTGCAGATGCCTGGGGATACTGATTGACAATGCTATTGATGAAGTACAGGGGAAAAAAGGTAAGAAGCCAAAACCGCAGGTACATATTATGATTAGCAGACAGGAAGAATGCACAACATTTCAGGTAAGAAATCCATTGTATTCAAACGTTGATTTTCACAAAATCTGGCAGCAGGGTTATTCTACCAGAGGGGCGGACAGAGGAATTGGCCTTGCAAGTTATAAAAATATTTTACAACATTATGAAAATGTCTTCTCTCTGACAACAGTAAGGGATGGCTATTTTATTCAGGAGTTAAAGATACAGGAATAA